The stretch of DNA TATGTAGTACGCCGTGATTACCATGTTATCTGTCTTAATAATCCGTGTACTTAAACACCATAAACTCAATACCTCAATCTTATCACCTTTCTTAATTAATTGTCTTCTTCAGCTGCCTCTCTGGTAAGCACGAATGAAAACATATTCTTCCATTTTCGTACTTCATTTATTGTTGTACAGTACTATATACCACCGTACATCTTACAAGGATTCATTATGTTTTGCCTTTTTCATCTTCAACATTCCCAGGTGGATTATTCTAATAATCTGGCTGCATGTATTTTCTTCACAATAAAAGCTTAGTTTTATAATTGATTCCCTATGCTTCTTGATACTTATCCTTAGTTTTGCTCTCCTCATTATGTTTCATGATTGTGGTTGACGAGAAAGTTTATCTCTGGATAATCCAATATATAGTAGAGTACAATAGACTAAACATATATAGAATGAATGAATTAATAcaattgttcttcttttttcagttaattccttttttggtcctagacttataggggcttggacaattttagtcttccATAAAAAAATTTGCAACATTTTGGACACACTTATTGTGACGAGGACAATTTTAATCCTCCGTCTATATTTTTGTTAGATGGCCGTCGAAGTGGAGGGTAATTGCGTCAATTCATCCCATTTCCTTCTTGAAGCCCTCTAGAGTGTCGTTCTCAGCCCTTGCTTACAGGAAATCAAGAGCTCAGGCCAGAACTTGGAACTATCATCAAGCAAACCGAGCAAGATTCCGGATCCCTCACCTTCTTCTTACCTTCATTTCTCGTCTACATAATCTTGGCTGTTGTAAGGGCTAAAGGCTTCAGAGAACCAGCTCGTCTTCCTCCATGGTTCCCATCCCATTTCTTCACAGATTTCGTCGCTGTGGTTGATGCTGAAGGTAGAAATGCAGCTCCTCTTGTAAAACCTGGTACTCCTCTTCATGATTTCCATTTCGTCTGTTGTCTGTTTGAGCATCTTCTCCATGCTAGGAAGCTTGAATTCGTGGATGTGGGTGTCCGAAGGCTGCGAATTGGCTCAGGTCGACCACTATGGGTACGGTTCTTGGGTCTGATGAGGAATAGGAATATTGGGTTTGTGGGGGACTCTTTGAATGAGTATTTCTTGGTTTCTTTTCTGTGTATACAGAGTGGTGAATAAGGGTGCTAAGAAGTGGAAGAGAAAAGGGGCTTGGAGAGGGGCATTTTTTTACCATATTTAATTTCATAGTTGGCTATCATCATGCTGTCCTGCTTGCAGAATATGTGTATGTACATTTACAAGTTAACAAATCTTCAAAGCACAGGAATTACAGACATGTATTTGAACAAATCTTTGCCTTTAGCCAACGTGGTTCTTCCCCACCCGGACTCTTCAAAGTAGAGGAATTACTTCAGCGAACACATGTTCAAAGTGGCGCTTCTCCGGAGCTCGATCCAGACGCGGCGGCCGGAAGATGCGCTTTTCTTGTTCATGCCCTTTTCCATCAACGGAATGCCCAACCACCCCGACCTGCAATCCGCCGCCTCCATTTCTGATTTCGTCGCCGGATACTCTGTCAGAGTCAACTTGGAGTTCGAATTCTGGAATGCTTCCGACGACGCCGATCATTTCTACGCCTACTGTCAAGAGATTGGAGTCCAATTTGGTGTTTGTATGTTAGGTCTAGAACGCTGCAAGAAGGAAATGGGATGAATTGACGCAATTACCCTTGTCTATAGACAGAGGAACAAAATTGTCCTCGTCACAATAAGTGTGTCCAAAATGTGGCAAAATTTtgtatggaggactaaaattgtcaaagCCCCTATAAGTCTAAGACCATaaaaggaattaactctttctttTGGGTTATAACAGAAACTCACAGTCACTATccaaaagtatatattaataaatcTATGTGTTGTGATCCTAATCGACAAAGGATCAGCAAGTCGAACAACATTGTAGTTACTAAGTCAACAACCTGACCAACTTGATTGGgattatgtttggttgtggtTAATTGTTCTTGAATTGAATTTATGTTAGTTTCATGTTGTGAAGAACAATCAACTAATGTCGTCTTCTGTTTTGCTGTTCTTTTGTCCTTTCTTCTTCCTTGTGGTGATAGCTCATAAAACTAGGTTTTCTGCAACTTCATCAGCAAGCCAACAATGGAGGAGCCTTGGAGCCATGGTTTGGATAATGAAGGAAGCCTATTGTTCTCGGAATATGATGTGCAAGTAAACGCATTCTCTGATTTCGATAAGAACATCATTATTGCCCCTAGTTGTGAGGAAATTAATGAAGGTGCAGATTTCGTGGAACTATggaccaacaacaacaataacattGACAGTAATTTTACtagtaaaattatattatctaatggtaataataatgataattttagTAGTATAATGATGTTTTCTGATGATGATATGAACAACAATAAGTGGAAAAGAATACCAGCAATTGAATCCAGATCTGAAGAATGGTGCAATGGCTATGGAGGATTATTGGAGAGTTATGGGCAATCTGCATTGGCTAAGAaggagaagatgatgatgatcacAGGTTTTAATCCCTGTAGTCAAATCCCAATAATGTGCCAAGTTGATGGGTGCAAAATGGATCTTAGTTCCTCCAAATACTATCACCAGAGGCATAGAGTCTGCGTGGACCACTCCAAAACCACCAAAGCCATTCTTCATGGTGTTGAGCAGAGATTTTGCCAGCAATGTAGCAGGTAAGTGGCTTATACTAATGGTACCAAGTACAATCACTTATATCATTTATTATTGTTTCAACAATCACTTATATCATTTATTATTGTTTCAACTTATGTGAAAGTAGGACTCACTTTCGAAAGTAAGAGAGTATTGCAAGGATAAATTTAGCCTTATATTTAATTGTATcaggttttatatatattacgtacAAATAGTATATAGTACAATCATACCAATACTAGTATCATCAACATCATAAAAGTTTActtgtattttatattagagttaattccagcaatggtcctccgactatgttgattttccaaaattagtccccgacctttaatttggacaatttaggtcccttgactttcaaattctttccaatgttggtcctttcgtcaaattttggttaaattgaggtcaaatgaaggggtaaaattatccgttcacttgtatactcgtatttcttctgtcctatacgctatatatatgaatataatatcagtcgaagagacatcaactaagattatatggcttcgattgagacttcgactgagattatattcatgtATACAGCATATATGACATGagaaatatgagtaataatacactaaacatgtgaacagacaattttaccccttcatttgacctcaatttaaccaaagtttgacgaaaggaccaacattggaaagaatttgaaagtcaaggggcctaaattgtccaaattaaaagtcgggaactaattttaaaaaatcaacatagtcggaggaccattgctggaattaattcttttatattatatttgctTTTGTTCTTGGATATCTTTCTAATAAAATCTTTAGTGATGAAAATGATTAGGTATTTCAAGAAAATTAAGTCAAGTATactattttattcataattcatTCCTATGTTTCATTCATTAAGCTATTTACACATGCAATATCCTcacacttttaaattttaagtgtgGGCTCTATTACCTTGTCATCACATCCAAACATAGCATTGATTGTTACACAAgtatggaaaataaaattgtgtctcACTATAGTTTTCGACTTAATAATAATCACTtattccaaacacaccctctcATGGGTATAGATCAGATTGCCTTAGTGATTCTTGATTCTATGAATCAACAGGGAAAATATGATAGACATGAAATTATAatcagaatatatataatttgacgtggtatttttgaaatatcaattctttctcaaatatatataaatgacaaAATATAAACCTTTACATTAACTAGTGGATGGATTATATAATTGTTGCATGCAGGTTTCATTTGTTAGCAGAATTTGATGATGATAAACGCAGTTGTCGGAAGCGTCTTGTCTGCCACAATAAGCGCCGCAGAAAGCCCCGCTTATATGCTCACTGGGGtaatctttatatattttatctattCTATGTTGTCTTATTAGGCTTTGTATTCAAATAAAAACACTTTCTTAACTGAGAACATGCGAAAGGGCATGAGTGCATACAAGgttcacacttgtgtgagactgtctcacggatccttattcatgagacggatcgggtcgggtcaaagcaccatacaaatgtcatacttatatgtgcaaatctcacacttatatgctcaaatataacactaatcaaaaatacaatttttgttacttataagagaaaaagtaatacatttttcataataagtaatattaacaagtgcctctcacttatatgggcaaatataatacttttgaggaaaaatgtaatacttttaaatcgaagtgtaaaagtattgtattttcccttaaaagtattacatttaccctaataagtaacaaaaattttattccttattagtattacatttgagcatataagtatggcatttgtgcatataagtgttacatttgcatcttgaccccacccgacccgatccgtctcatggtgagacggtctcacacacgTTTTTGCCAATCTATTCAAGAACTTGTtggaaattttagtaaaaatgacAACTTTGATTGGTCATTTAATTttatggtataaatatatgtgagagtcacatccgatttgggtcagGTCAAATTAAATTTGCACTCTTTGTAGTAAGAAGGAGAAATTGATGTATATTGTAGGCTAAAAACGATTAAGGagtgaataagaaattaattctgAATGTGAATTTATTGAAGATAAATCAAATTTTACGGTATGAAATGGTGCAGTCAGCTTTCAGTAGACATTCGGGAAGTGCTAATTAAGCACCTCCGAAAAAGTGCTAGGAAGCACCTCTCGTAAAGGTGCTAATGTAGCACCTTCCCATAACGACGCTACGAAGAGTAGCAAATTAATTGCACATTAATGTCCTTGTATTTCTGGTTTCTTTAGTATTTAGACTCTgtttggcaaagcttatttaggagcttataacttattttaagctactaataaattaaaataagttataagctctgtttggtaatgttctaaaataagctagtagcttaaaataagagcttatttttgaacgctacctaaagtagcgtttcaaaataagctagtagcttcttaactttttttccatctttaaccttattattttaaatgttttcaaatatatgctcttactttatattttattaaaatatattgatttcactattttatttttaaatatataaacaatcctatttaaatttaaactatttaaattgtatgaagatgtccgttttagtcttttttacatttattagcttatcaaaaagctaattttaccaaacacttttaagcataacagttagcttaacagctcttcagatttcaacttcgagcttataacttttcagtttttaactacttttcagctttcaactatcttttcagctaggtttgccaaacataattTTAATGAGATTGGACATgctcattttcaaaaaaaaaaaaaagtgttaattaAGCAGCTAACGAAAGGTGTTTCGAAGATTACCGAAAAGTGAAATACTTTCCGGTTAGTATCAACCAGTCAGGTGTTTTGAAACAAATTATTAATATGGTTGGTACAAATTAATTGTGTATTAATTGCATAATcgcaaataattattttgatataagtatgtctatttcaaacgttataatccaattattaattggatttattgtGCCATGAATGCTAAGATTTAAATCATCTCCtatgttcaaaaaaaatattcgtgtatgtgtgtgtctatatatatatatatatatatatatatatatatatatatattatttttgtaaaatcagCTTATTCCCCCAACAAATCACCACCGTCATCCAAGCATATATCTAGGAATAGATTGTGTATACTCATGTAGAAAATTGTGTGCACTCATAATTGTTGTGGCAATGGTATCTTTTTCTTCCCAACCAATACAAAATTGAAATACAGGCATGAAATTCTAGCTATATACAAATGAAAAAATATGCTCACCTTCGTAATTAGGTTGAAATTAGATTGCCAAGACCTTATGGACAAGTAGCACTCTCATATATGACCATATGGaaggttgtgggttcgagtctcagtggaggtggtattgactctttgtgcttcaattgaaaaagtagttataaacaaatACTGCATTATAACCGAATCTTCTAATTCACTCCAACCAAATTAGCAATAAGGTAATTAATATGACATTCATGGAATCAAGACACCCCTAAAAGTTGTAATGATGCATATTGCAGATGCAAGCTTATTATTGGAAATGGCTTCACAAGGGGCATCTCCATTTCTTATTCCTGAAATACTTTCTCGGAATCCCAGCTTTTGCCAAGAACAGGAGAACAAGACAAGTAAAAATAGGCATAGTATGTTGTCATTCTATGATGCCCTCCCAGCCGCCGGCAACCTCGTAGAGATGTTGTCGCCGGTTCAAGAACTGTCCGGCGGGGAGAATTCCGGCAGTGCTTTCTCTCTTCTGTCTGCTTCCCAGACCAGAGCAGACGATCATCATCGTCCTGACAGCAAAAAATCAAAGAATTATATGAATTACAGCAAAAAACGTTTGAAGGCATCTCGGCCAGGAAGGAGTGGACCGATCATTTATCTGCAGCAATTGTCAACCCATTTCCGACGAGTGGAGCAGCAGAGAAGCTCagtgaattaaaaattaaaataaaaaaaaaattaatcatgtAAAAATAGTTACATATTAGAGAATGACAAAATTTGTGGGAACTTTATAGGGATGGGTTATGAGGATAAAATTAGAAAGTCATAACCATTGCCTCAAACCGCCAATTATTTCTCACAACTGGAAACAAAatcttatttttcttattttaacaACCATAACTTCACAATCAATATGAATAGTCCACACATGAAAAAGCTTACAATGgattacaattattaaaaagGATTCAATACTCCAATACTCcatgactaaaattgataactttaaaaatcaaagactaaaattaaaaattagtcatttgtaattaactcaaaattaaaataaactcaATTTATGACATGACTTTTAATTCGATCAAAAAACTTCAACCATTTCAAATGAAGTTCTACGTATGAATGCTTTCTCTAGGACTATATGGTAGATATACCCCTACTTTTAACACTTAAAAACACTCACTCTCTGattacatattaaaaaatataaaaattaaaaaaaaaaaaaagttagtgtCTAATATTTTGTCACACACTGGAATCGTCATTTTGTGAGTGACAATTGTAGAGTTAATTAACCAAACgcactttctttaaaaaaaaaaaaaaaaaaaaNNNNNNNNNNNNNNNNNNNNNNNNNNNNNNNNNNNNNNNNNNNNNNNNNNNNNNNNNNNNNNNNNNNNNNNNNNNNNNNNNNNNNNNNNNNNNNNNNNNNNNNNNNNNNNNNNNNNNNNNNNNNNNNNNNNNNNNNNNNNNNNNNNNNNNNNNNNNNNNNNNNNNNNNNNNNNNNNNNNNNNNNNNNNNNNNNNNNNNNNNNNNNNNNNNNNNNNNNNNNNNNNNNNNNNNNNNNtttggtccttgactattaaaattttcaaattaggtgcatgactattcattttgtatcacatttggtcctgccgttaaattttccgacCAAATTTCCAGCGAAGTCATCGGGGTGACcggcgttttctatttttttattattattttttatgtttaagttttttttttatttaaaagttacggagtattaaaataatttttaaaataaaaattaaataaattagtcgatcaccggtgacttcgccggaaatttgactgaaaaatttaacggcaggaccaaatgtgatacaaaacgaatagtcatgcacctaatttgaaaatgttaatagtcaaggaccaaatgtgatacaaattaaatagtcatgcacctaatttgaaaattttaatagtcaaggaccaaaattgatatatatattatagttgagggactaaaaatgatatttgctcttGTTTTT from Ipomoea triloba cultivar NCNSP0323 chromosome 7, ASM357664v1 encodes:
- the LOC116024419 gene encoding squamosa promoter-binding-like protein 6 — encoded protein: MEEPWSHGLDNEGSLLFSEYDVQVNAFSDFDKNIIIAPSCEEINEGADFVELWTNNNNNIDSNFTSKIILSNGNNNDNFSSIMMFSDDDMNNNKWKRIPAIESRSEEWCNGYGGLLESYGQSALAKKEKMMMITGFNPCSQIPIMCQVDGCKMDLSSSKYYHQRHRVCVDHSKTTKAILHGVEQRFCQQCSRFHLLAEFDDDKRSCRKRLVCHNKRRRKPRLYAHWDASLLLEMASQGASPFLIPEILSRNPSFCQEQENKTSKNRHSMLSFYDALPAAGNLVEMLSPVQELSGGENSGSAFSLLSASQTRADDHHRPDSKKSKNYMNYSKKRLKASRPGRSGPIIYLQQLSTHFRRVEQQRSSVN